From the genome of Colias croceus chromosome 9, ilColCroc2.1, one region includes:
- the LOC123694350 gene encoding prolactin-releasing peptide receptor-like: MTFNGTAFMGGVLILKTLTGESVEVLDEPKSNRTTDIIDVKIVQVAFCILYSIIFVLGVFGNVLVCYVVFRNKAMQTVTNLFITNLALSDILLCVFAVPLTPMYTFLGRWVFGRSLCHLMPYAQGTSVYISTLTLTSIAIDRFFVIIYPFHPRMKLNTCIFIIIFIWVFSLVVTCPYGLFMGIQITNNKTYCEESWPSDKSRKIFGVFTTVLQFLIPFLVIAICYTCVSIRLNDRARSKPGAKNTRREEADRDRKRRTNRMLISMVAIFGISWLPLNLINIFNDFYAQMTEWKYYYLSFFLAHSMAMASTCYNPFLYAWLNDNFRKEFKQVLPFFESTGGVRNSYHSGRMPTHKADKICNGNETIQETLLASSFNRGPSIKQRILDGNGRKDPGVEIENILLEDKTTMFHMKSDNINLQLIDEESQFNEPKETKSVIKLNSPTARNE, from the coding sequence ATGACTTTCAACGGAACAGCCTTCATGGGAGGGGTGCTCATTTTAAAAACTCTCACCGGCGAATCGGTCGAAGTACTAGATGAGCCAAAATCCAATAGAACCACCGATATCATAGATGTCAAAATAGTTCAAGTCGCATTTTGTATCTTATACTCTATCATCTTCGTTCTCGGTGTATTTGGCAATGTTCTCGTCTGCTATGTCGTGTTCAGGAACAAAGCTATGCAAACAGTTACAAATCTATTCATAACAAATCTAGCGCTGTCTGATATACTGCTATGTGTGTTCGCCGTGCCGTTAACTCCTATGTACACTTTCCTCGGCCGATGGGTGTTCGGGAGATCGCTATGTCATTTGATGCCGTACGCCCAAGGGACGAGCGTATACATATCGACACTTACCTTAACCTCAATAGCCATAGATAGATTCTTTGTTATTATCTACCCTTTCCATCCCCGGATGAAACTCAATACGTGCATATTCATAATCATTTTCATATGGGTCTTCTCGTTAGTAGTCACGTGTCCTTATGGCTTGTTTATGGGCAttcaaattacaaataataaaacgtaCTGCGAAGAAAGTTGGCCTTCAGATAAATCTAGAAAAATCTTTGGCGTCTTCACAACTGTTTTGCAGTTCTTAATTCCATTTTTAGTTATAGCTATATGTTATACGTGTGTTAGTATTAGATTAAACGACCGTGCGAGGTCAAAACCTGGTGCTAAAAATACCAGAAGAGAAGAAGCAGATAGAGATAGAAAGAGACGAACGAACAGAATGTTAATATCAATGGTCGCCATCTTTGGAATATCGTGGTTACCCTTgaacttaataaatatattcaacgATTTCTACGCCCAAATGACTGAGtggaaatattattatttgtccTTTTTTCTTGCCCATTCAATGGCAATGGCTTCTACGTGCTACAATCCCTTCCTATATGCTTGGTTAAACGATAATTTTAGGAAAGAATTCAAACAAGTATTGCCTTTCTTCGAATCAACGGGCGGTGTGAGAAATAGCTACCATTCTGGTCGAATGCCGACACACAAGGCGGATAAAATCTGCAACGGCAATGAGACGATACAAGAAACATTACTAGCATCCTCGTTCAATAGAGGGCCATCAATAAAGCAAAGAATATTAGATGGCAATGGACGGAAAGATCCAGGAGTCGAGATCGAAAATATTCTATTAGAAGATAAAACAACGATGTTTCATATGAAAtctgataatattaatttgcagCTAATTGATGAAGAGTCGCAATTCAATGAACCAAAAGAAACGAAGTCAGTAATCAAATT